In the Patescibacteria group bacterium genome, ACTGCTGTGCAAAAGTTGAAGACAAATCCAGTTTGAACTTTTTTACAAAACATGTCTTTTGTACTTTAGTGAAATTATCTTTTTGATTACCAAGAAATATATCCAATTGATCTACCGTTACACGCCCCGAACCATCTATATATGCGTCGTGTCCATTTATATCTTGAAAATAGGCATACAAAATATAATCTTTTGAAGGATCTACAATAAACTCGTTAATAAGTTTTGATATTGGGATATTTACTTCTGATGGAATAAGTTTGGCTGTCTCTTTGTACTTTACTTGTATTACAACATCATCTGAGTCAATATCCTGAATCTGCTCAATATTTATTGAATGATTATCAGTTGTAAAAAGTTCTAAAATAGTCTTGTCAAATTGATATTCAAACCCTTTAATTGCATAGTATCCACCATCGTTATTCATATTATCTGATGTCATATTATAAAATTCTTGAATTCTTTATCTGTCACAATCACATGGTCAACAACTCGAATATCCAAAATTTTTCCTGCATGAACAAGTTTTTTGGTCACTTCAAAATCGTCTTTTGATGGTTCTGTATCTCCTGATGGATGATTATGTGCAACAATAATAGATGAAGCATTGTTTTTTATCGCACCCTCAAAAACCTCTCTTGGATGAACTAAACTTGCACTTATTGTTCCTATGGAAATAATTTCGCGCTTAATCTCTTGACTCCTACTATCAAGGTAAAATACGACGAAGTGTTCTTTTTTATTTCCTCGTATATCTGCCATTGCTTCCCAAACATCTTTTGGTGTCAAAAGTATATTTGTCTTCTTCCCTTTTAATTTTCTTTTTCCAAATTCGAGACATGCAACAATTTCACATGCCTTTGCCAAACCAAGTCCATGAATATTTTGCAATTCTTCAATACCAACTTCAAGAATTTTATCACTCTTAAAATCTCGCAAAATCTTCTGTGATAGTTTTATTACATCCATCTCTTTCGTGCCAGAACGCAACAAAATAGCCAAAAGCTCAAAGTCTTCCAATTTTTCAGGACCATATTTCTCCAACTTCTCTCGTGGACGTTCAATTTTTGGCTTGTCTTTAACTTTTAGCATTTCTTTTCCATAATTATTTTGTTAAATCTCCATCTTAATCTTAAAATCTATATCAATTCTATTTTCATATATTTTTTATTTAATATTAGATAACTTCTATGTTTTCCTGCTATCAGGAAAACATCTGTGGATATCTATAAATTAGTAAATTATAGGAAACTTTGGGTCAAGTCTAGCTTAAGCATTTTTGTTTCTTCTCCCCGACTGCAAAAGCTAGCTTATGCTTAGAGCGGACAGGCATCCCCTTTTATCTGCAGATGACGTCTATTGGTAAGGGTTAGCATAGCTAGAGCCTCCGGCTGTTTTGGAAAGCTTTCTGATATTCTTTTGGCCCAGACCACCTTCTCGTACCTCACCTTTTCACTTTTTTTTGGTTTTGTTTTTATTAGTTTTATTTTCAACTCTTTTTTTCATGCCCTTGATACTATTCAGAAAATCCCTCTCAACCCCGCTCAAAGTCTTTTCCTGATATTTCCTATATTCTATCTTGTTTATTTCTTTTCTAAAAATTTCTTTGTCACTCGATCAAAATCAGACTCAAATAATTTGTCTTGAATAATCCGATATTTTTCGAATTCGCTTTCAGCAAACTCTTTTGCCAGCTCGTGTGAAATCTTTCCAACATCGCTCAAAACTTCTCGATCTGTCATTTTTATGAACCTATCTAATCGTTCCGCCCAGTCCTGCATCGTAAGTGGTATATGTCGCTCTGCCATGTCTTCCGCAATATCTAAATACGCAGAAACTATTCTCTCTAGACTGCCCAACTCGGTAGCAGTAAGATAGTTTTTAGCTATTGATACATCAAACTTTTGAATCTTCCCCTTTGGAGCATCTTTCCATGTTGTAAGACCCATATTATCTCTTTTTGTGTCAGCTCTTTGCATAATTACTTCAGCAGCAGTCTGTTTGTGAATTGCCCAGTGCAGTTTATTTTGGACTGTGGCGAAAAACTTTTTTGTTGTTTCTGCAGTATTGTCATAATCAATAGCAGTAGAATATATATCAGTAATTTTTTGATAAAATTTTCGTTCGGAAATACGGATTTCACGAATACGACTAAGCAACTCCTCAAAAAATTGTTTATTGAGAATCGTGCCACCATTCTTGAGACGCTCATCATCCATAGCAAATCCTTTGATAGTATACTCTTTTACAATCTGACGAGCCCACTTGCGAAACTGAACAGAACGCTCGTTTTCAACCTTAAAGCCAAGAGAAATAATTATCTGTAAATTATAGTGATCAATGTTTCTTTTTACTGTACGATTCCCTTCTTTTTGAACTATTAAGTATTTCTTAATAGTTGCTGAATCAATTTCGTTATCATCTAAAAGCTTGCTGAGATGCTGATTGATAGCAGAAATAGATACCCCATATAATTGCGATATCATCTTCTGTGTCATCCAAATATTTTCATTTTCATATCGCAATTCAATACTCTCTTCACTTTTTCCAATTGCTGAAATAAAAGTTAAATATTCAGCAGCAGAAGAGCAAGAAGTAATAGATTCTGATATTTTTTTATTCTTTTTCATAATTTATTTATTTCCCCTCAATATCCTTAACAATCTCATCAATCACCAACTCCAATTTCTATCTTTCTTTCTCCTCCAGAGACGGACAGGCATCCCCTTTTATCTACGGATGACGTCTATTGGTAAGTTATAGTACAACTAGAGCCTCCGGCTGTTTTGGAGAGCTTTCTGATATTTTTTATTTGATATAACTTAAAATATTATTCATCTTTTTTTAATGGTAGCATACCCTTGGCGTTTAAAGGGCTAATTACTTTTTTGCCTGTTTCAGATTCTAATTTTACACGAGCTTCTTTAGCGATATTACCTCCACGTTTTGCGACATGCTCATGATCTTTAAATGATTCTGGATTTAACACTTCTGATATTTCTTTGGTTGATAATTCGGCAAGCATATTCAAAATAAGTTCTTTATTGGTCATATTATCTCGAAGATTTTCTTTTTTTAAGCCTTTAAACTTTTTATATTCTTTTGCTGTTTTTCCTACCCATGTTTTGTATATAATATCAGTGAGAGTTGCAAATTCCAAACCTTCTTTAAGTCCGTGTTTTTTCCATTCGTCAGTGAGTTCTTTGCGAATTTCGATGCTCTTTAATCTTTGATTTATCCAATTTTCCGAATATCCTAAATTTTTATAATCCCACATTGCTTGCTCAATAGAAAGTTCTGGATCTTGTATTTGATCAAGGCGTTTTTTGGCTACTTCTGCAAGCCATAATTTAAAAGGTTCTGCTTTTTTGGAAGGGATTGATTGAATGATACGAAAAACATGTTTAGTGTTTGCGGCTAATGTTTTTCTTGTTTTGCCCTTTGAGGTTGTCATAGCTACCTGGGGACAATTTGTCCCTATGTAGTCACCAAGCAAACGATCGCGTTTTCGTAATTTTTTCAAATAGTCCGTTGGATTTTTGCTATCAGTAAGTGTTTCAACAATATCAACTACCGAAAAATACCACTCCTCCTCTTTGTCGTCCCAAAAACTACGAATTCTTTTTTGTTCAAAAAGTTGAATTGAATTTTTCATATCTTTTCTTTAAAATATTTTTTTGGCCCAGGCCACCTTCTCGTGCCTCACCTTGTCACTTGTTTTTATTTTTTCAACGCCAATAACGTTGTGGCTAGAGCAACCATCTGATCTTTTTTCTTTGGCTGGGAGTGGGCAGGCACCTTTTTTACGTTATTGTAAAGAAGAAACCAAATATTTTTTTACTATACTAATTTGTTATTTTTTATATTTAATTTTCTTTATTTTACAAATTAAATACTATTTAAATTTCCTAAAACCTGCATAACATATTTATGCATTTTAGTTACTGCTTTTTTTGATTCTTTTAGCGCCGCTTGTGCTTTTTTATAATCGCTCTTCTCTATATACTCTGTCCGAAATGGGTAAGCCTCATAACCATTACCGTCTTCTCTTTCTTCATGACTTTCATAAATACTCATTACCCACTCATCATCTTTAAAATCATCTAAATTTTTCTCCACTATATCGAAGGTTAAGGGGTTAATCTCAATCTTAATATAATAATAATTACGAGCATCTTTATCATCCAATATCCTGTTTTCAAAAATCAAATTAACCTCTGAATAAGGTCCATCCTCTCCCCACAATTGTTCTCTTTGCTTATTCGATAATTTCATATTACTCACTTATCTTCCAAACACCTTTCTCCCTGAAAGATCGAATGGTTTGTCTTTTGGCTTTATTCAAAAGTGTTTTTAATGACTCGTTATTCTTCTTTGAATAATCTGATAAAGTAATTATTTTTTTTGATCCAAGATATGCTAGTCTTTTATGAAAAGACTCCATTAATGAAAGATATAAAATTTTACTCATTGTTGTAGATCTTTTTTTATTACTATCCCTGTACTCGCCAAATGAACCGTAATATGTTTGCTTTTCTTTATCTCGAATTATAACTGGAGGAAAACCGAGTTGCATTAGTTGATAATTTATCAGGATTCTTCCTATCCTTCCATTACCATCGTTAAAGGGATGTATATTTTCAAACTCAAGATGGAATTTTGCTATTTTTTCCAAGAAATATTCTTGTACATTACTCGAATAATCCAACGATACAGAATCCATCATCATCTCGATATGTTCTGGGGCTGGAGCTACGTGCGTCCCGACTCTTACATACTCATGCTCCTTGCGAAACCTACCCGCTATCCCGTCATCAATATTTGAAATCAACATCTTATGCAAAAGAAGAATAAAGTCCTTGTCTAAATCGTAGGTTCTAATTTTATTTTTTAAATATTCAAAAACATTTGCTAGATTCTTCGCCTCAAATACTTCGCGCACTGAAACATCACGAGAAACTTCCATATTAAGCAGTATCTTTTCTGTTTCAGAAATAGTCAGGGTAGAATTCTCTATGGCATTTGAGTTATAAACAGACTCTGGCAGCTCAGCTTCAAAAATAATATCCAAAAGACTTTGTTTATCTTTTTTCAATAAGTCATATTCTTTCTTTAATTCGTCTATTTTTTTTCTTATTGTATTATTTATTTCCATATGCTTTTTCGTGAATTTATATGAAAATTGTATCATATTCACGTTTTTTTGTCAATTAACCGTGAATTTATTTTATATTCCCTAGAAAGCAAATTATGGATAGCACCAACGGTTTTCATAAATTCTTCATAGTTTTTGGTTTCGTTTTCTGTTTTTTTTACTTTCTGCCTGCCTGCCGGCAGGCAGGGATCCCTGGTCCCCATACGTCAGGCTACGGAGTAAACAAGCCGAGGATGACAGCTTTTTTTATATCTCAGTAGATAATTAATATACCTCTAATTTACCACCTTGAACACAATAAATCAATGAGATATTACCATAAAATCAGCTAAAAAATTGACAATTATCGTCATTCGTTTTGAATAAATAAAATTATTATAAAATATAGTTACTGCTATCTTTATTTTTTATTGTGTGAACATCGAAATATTTATAATAATAAATATTTTCAGAGAACGATTTCCCGCCCGAAACGCTGTTAACGCTTTTATCTATTAAAAACATTATACTTGTTCAAAACTTCTTTGATTAAGAGAATGAATTTGTTTTCTAGGCGGGCGGGTGGTACTTTTCTTGCCCGAGTGAAGCGACAAAATGCCCTTGGGGTGAAAAAGTACAAAAAAAAGATAAAATGAAGATTCCAAATTCCCGCTTCCTTCGGGACAGGCAAGTTGAGAATGACGGGGTGAAGAAGTTTGGAGTGACAGTTATTTTTTAGGGTACTCTATAGAGTACCCTATTTTATATCCTCTCCAATTGTATAATTAAAGAAAAAGGAATCTGGTAGGTCGTCAATTGATTCTTTCCAGTCTACTCCGTATAGCGCCTCAGCAGATTCTCCGGAAACCACCCAACGCAACACTGCTCCATTGCCGACGGCGAAAACTTTTGGGCTGGTTTGAAGTTTTACCATTCTTGTGCCTGGCCTGTAGGTGACATTACCTCCGAGTGGAATTTTTGATATTTCTTCTATTGTTATTTCAACTACATTTTCAAAGTCCGTATACCAAGTAAAATATATTTTCTCATTTGGGAAAGCATACCTCTTTCCATTGGCTCCACAATAATAGACAGCATCATTGTCGACTAATTTTATTAACGAACCTGACTCACAGGTTGAGCTCGAATTATTTATCAATTTTTTGTCTTCATTTATTGTCAGTGAGTTGGCCATCGCAGCTTTTACGTCGAAGTTTGGTTTTTGATTCATAGCAGCAATTATACTGTCATAGGGGTTGATTGGAGTTTTGTCTGGTTTTCTTATTTCAAAATGCAAATGTGACCCGACATTCTCAGCATTTCCACTATCGCCCATCCAGCCAATCAGATCTCCTTTTTTTACAGTAGCTCCTCTTTTTATTCCAGGTGCATAGGCATTATCAAGGCCACCATTACCATCATCTGTTCCAGGTGTGTCATTATTGATGTGGAGATAGTGATAAGTATATCCATCGGAGTCTTCTAGCGTTACGGCATAACCCCAGGAAGACTCTGGTATCTCTACGCTTTTCACTCGACCATCAATAGCAGAATAAAGTGGCATCATTTGCTCACCCATTATGTCTACTCCTTCGTGGAAGTGAGCCGTCCGTGGATCACCAAAACTATCATAAACTAAAACATCTTTCTCTGTTGGAAAAAAGATATCTCTAATTTCAGTGGTTTGGGCAGAAGTTATTGATAGATTAAAAAAAGATAATAAAATAATTAGAATTATATATTTTGATTTCATTTATAGAATTTTAATATTTAGCTGGTTTATTATATCAAAAAAGAGCCCCATATAGAAGACTCTTAGTTTTATTTTATATATTTTTAATGTTTTTTTTTAAATATTTTTTGATATTTTTTCTGGCTTCACAAAGATGTACTTTAGGTACCTTCTCGGTTATAACTATAATAAAAAAACTTATTATAAATTAATTTTTTAGCTATATATTGTTTAGTAACACTGAACCGGCCATAGGAAAAAGAACATAGGCGAAAAATAAAAATAAACCCATCAATATCAGAGAAGACAAAAATAAAGAAACAAAAAATCTTTTTAGAGTGAATTGGGTGTATAGTATTTTTGTGAAGATGAAAGGTGAAACTATCATCAAAGGAATAAAGATATAAAACATGGCAAAGTCACTTGCATCATAATAAAAATAATATAAATCTGCATCAACTTTAGCAAAATAGTCACTCAATAAATAATAACCCTTGATCCAGGCCCACACATAAACCAAAAATGAAGCAAGTGCACTAACTACTAAATAAATTTTCTTACTTTTTTTCTTTACAAACCAAAACAAAAAGAACGGAGAAATAAAAAACCCAGTTATTAATAAAGATGTAAGCCAAAGTAAAATAGTTCTCATAAATTAAATATTATTCAAAAGAGTTGACCCTGCTCCCGGGAGAATGTAATAAGCTAAAATTAAAGTGAGCGTTATTATTACCAACACAGAAAGAAGCAAAGAAACAAAAAATCTTTTTTTGGTAAACTTTGAATAGACTATTTTTGCAAAGATGAACGGAAATGATATTATTAAAATAGGGAAAATAAAAAACAGAGCATCATCGCCAGCATCGTATAAAAAATAATACGAATCGGTGTTAATTTTTGCAAAAAAATGTTCTATTAAATTATAGCCCGTAAAAAAATACCAAAGGTAAATTACCAAAGAAATTATAGCACTTACAAAAACATAAACTTTTCTACTTTTTTTCTTTAAGAACCAAAACAAAAAGAACGGCGAAATAAAAAAACCAGTAATCAATAGGGCTGTAAGCCAAAGTAAAATAGTTCTCATAAATTGTTTATTAAATAATCGATATCTTCTTTTATTGTATCATAGGCTGTTTGGCTTAACCATGACTTATCCAGAAAATGATTCAATTTCTTAAGTAAGGAATCATATTTACTTACAGTAGGGGCTGCCAGCCCCAACCCACAATAATAACTTGTTGTCTCAGCTTTGTACCCAGAATAATCATGACACTCTTTTTGGTTCTGAAAACCAAAGCACAGACTCTTGCTGTTTTTTTGTTTTTCTGTATTACGCTTTTCCCTACATTTATCTATATTTTTTACAATTTGCTCTATTCGCTTAGTAACTATTTTCTTAATATTTTTTTTTGTTATATCCCCGCTTGCCTCCAAACGCTCAATATCAAATGATACTGTCTCGAGATTAGCTACTATGTTAAATATTATTGTTGAGCTAGACACATTCCCTGCCCTATCTTCAGCATTTACGACTAGACTATGTTCTCCTAAATCGTATCTATATAACTCTAAGATAGTAGAGCTAAGGACTTGCCCGTCCATAGACAAGCTAGTTTTAGCAACCCCTGACAATTCATCATGAACAATATATACTATATCAATAGTTTCCTGACGCAGATATTTTTGGTTTAGCAAAGGATATCCTATCTCAATATTCACATCGGTTTTGTCTATATTAATTCCCGTCACCGTGGCCGTCGCCACGTTTCCAGCCTTATCAATCGCAATTCCACTTACCACTTGATTCTCACCCTCATCTGACAAGACAATATCCTGACTTACAAAGTCTAAACCACTCTCGTTATCCTCAGCTTCAAAATGAACGATCACGTCATCACTGTACCAACCATTTTCATTATGCTCTCCCAAGACAATTGCATTTATTACTGGTGGGATATCATCCTTCGGTTTAATATCGTCTACAGGACCATCCTGGTTCGGCTGATAGTCAATGACATAAACAGTCTGCTCGTCCTTTTCTATATATCCAAAAACCAAATCACTTCGGTCTTTCTTTGTGCCTCTATAGTCTCCGTACTCAACACCCAGGTGGTACTCTCCACTTCCATTTCCTTTCAAATTTATCTCATATTTACCCGCTATAGGGTTCGGAATAGAAATCAACTTGACTCCATCTGGTTTTGACTCACTCGCATACTTGGCCAAAGGAATATTATTTTGAGTAGCATCTATAGTCATTCCGTCAGGGGCCACTATTTCAACATCAACAGGAGAGGCTACCCAAATTAGCATCTCATCGTTGATGATTGGGGCTGGATAAATAACATCTAAATATTCATTAAGACGAAGAGTAATACTAAATTCAGCCTGACTTACAATAGAACCGTGGGTGCCTGTTAAAGTTTCGGAAAAAAGACTATCAATTAGAGCTGAAGATATGAGTACCCGGCCATCTCCAGCTGTATCATTACGGACTGGGTCTACAGGGTTGGGTTTGCCGTCAATCCATAATTGACCATCCACATCAAAATCTATCGGGATGGTATTGACTGTTGATTCTCCATTACCTATAAATACACTCAACTTTACTCGTTCATTCAGAATATCAATCCCCTTGTTTAGCTCAAGCAGAAAATCATTCCGCTCTTTCATTTCTGAAAAATCCAATATTCTTTCTAGTTCTCCAACAGGATATGTATAATTATAAATAGGCATCAACTCTTTTACCGAAGGGACATATTCATGAATTGATTCATAGTTTGATGAAGTTGGATATTTTAAAGTTAAATATTTTAAATAACCTCTCATTAATGTTTTATTATCCCAATTATCTGGCACATATCCCCCTTCCCAAACTGAATAAATATCTGATGAACCATGATTGGGTGTACCAATCATAAATAAATTATCAACATCATTATCATACTCATCACTCTGAATATAGCTTCGAGCGACTAGTCCGCCCATGCTATGAGCGACAATATTGACTTTCGAGGTATTGTTTAGGGTGATGGCTTTTTTTATCAAAGGTTCCAAATAGTCTACTGACGAACTAGCATTTTTTTGTCGCCAGTCATAGTTACATATAAATAAATCTTTATCCATCTCATAGCCCATTGATTCAAAAGCCTCGATTATTCCATCATAAGTATGATCAAACATTGTCCAATTATCAGTCAGCAAGCCACCAACCATAACATCTAGATTTATTGAAGCACCAATTCCCGGAACCAAAATAATAGGCTCCCTTATTTTGTTTGGATCTTTTCCTAGCCAAGGGTCATATATAATTCCATCGCCTATTTTATTCCCTTTCCCCTCCAAGTTATCTTCTCCACTGTAAGTATGAATGTAATAAGGACCAGTTTTATCACCCCACCAATTATTAGTAGCATCAAGAGTTCTATGGCTGGGGTTAAAAACTGTCCCAATCACAGAGGCTCCAAAAGCATTGTCAGCTATAGTACTACTAGATATTTTTGCCACCATACCAATGGAATTCTGAACCATAATTCCAGTATTGTTATTTGATATCACATTATACTCTAAAATAGGCTTAGCCTCCAATATCATCAACCCAGAAAAACCACTATATTTAATATCCGTATGCCTAACAGTAACATTATTATTTCTGTTAACAATTACTGCTCCTGTCACATAGCCTTTAGCAGAACCATAATAAACTCCCACATGTTCCAAAATCATTTCCAAAGACTTCTCGCCATAAAGATTTAACCCAAGCCAGTCGCCAGGAACTGGTAGACTTAAATCACCATCTCCATTTGTATCACCTAAAAAAGCATCATCTTTATATGAAGTAAATATAATTTTATCACTTTCTGTACCGACAGCACTAAGCTTTTTTACAAAAGTTATCATAGCACCTGGTTTCATCTTCACAACCACCCCTGGTTTAATGGTCAAATCAAAATTAATATATAAATTATCAACCACATAAGGGCTATTCTCTTTTGTCCAAGTTTGATGACTATCAATATTTCTATAACTTAGATAAGTCGGTCCATCTGCTTTTGTTAAATTTGGTAAAAACAAAAAAACAGCTACGAAGAAGAATGATAATAAAATTAATTTTTTCATTTTAAGATATTTAATAATTATAATTTTTATTAATACATTAATTTCTAAAATAAATTAATATTACTATCATGTTTTTACTTTTTTTCTCCGAATCTACTCAATAAAGAACTCTTTCAAGTCTCTCCAGAGAAGGACAGGCAAAATGTGGATGATAGTGGTAATAAACACTTCTTTTCTAAGCGAGGATAATCAGTGTCATTTAACTTACTACTAAGTTACCATTATATAATAATTAATTCAATAAGAAATTTCTGTAAAGCTAGTAAAATAGTTGACAAAAAATTGTTTTGAATAAATAATAAAATTATATTTTTTTCTGAAATTTTCATTTACTATCCTAGACTTTATTAAAACAAAGATATAGAATAAAAATATGAAGCAAGAAGATTTTGAAAAATTAGTGGCGGAGGGACTTGATAGAATTCCTGAAGAAATGCAAGCCAAGATGGATAATGTTGTTATTGTTATTGAAGACAACCCGACGAAAGATCAAAAAC is a window encoding:
- a CDS encoding Bro-N domain-containing protein; amino-acid sequence: MKNSIQLFEQKRIRSFWDDKEEEWYFSVVDIVETLTDSKNPTDYLKKLRKRDRLLGDYIGTNCPQVAMTTSKGKTRKTLAANTKHVFRIIQSIPSKKAEPFKLWLAEVAKKRLDQIQDPELSIEQAMWDYKNLGYSENWINQRLKSIEIRKELTDEWKKHGLKEGLEFATLTDIIYKTWVGKTAKEYKKFKGLKKENLRDNMTNKELILNMLAELSTKEISEVLNPESFKDHEHVAKRGGNIAKEARVKLESETGKKVISPLNAKGMLPLKKDE
- a CDS encoding virulence RhuM family protein, translated to MKKNKKISESITSCSSAAEYLTFISAIGKSEESIELRYENENIWMTQKMISQLYGVSISAINQHLSKLLDDNEIDSATIKKYLIVQKEGNRTVKRNIDHYNLQIIISLGFKVENERSVQFRKWARQIVKEYTIKGFAMDDERLKNGGTILNKQFFEELLSRIREIRISERKFYQKITDIYSTAIDYDNTAETTKKFFATVQNKLHWAIHKQTAAEVIMQRADTKRDNMGLTTWKDAPKGKIQKFDVSIAKNYLTATELGSLERIVSAYLDIAEDMAERHIPLTMQDWAERLDRFIKMTDREVLSDVGKISHELAKEFAESEFEKYRIIQDKLFESDFDRVTKKFLEKK
- a CDS encoding Fic family protein, giving the protein MEINNTIRKKIDELKKEYDLLKKDKQSLLDIIFEAELPESVYNSNAIENSTLTISETEKILLNMEVSRDVSVREVFEAKNLANVFEYLKNKIRTYDLDKDFILLLHKMLISNIDDGIAGRFRKEHEYVRVGTHVAPAPEHIEMMMDSVSLDYSSNVQEYFLEKIAKFHLEFENIHPFNDGNGRIGRILINYQLMQLGFPPVIIRDKEKQTYYGSFGEYRDSNKKRSTTMSKILYLSLMESFHKRLAYLGSKKIITLSDYSKKNNESLKTLLNKAKRQTIRSFREKGVWKISE
- the radC gene encoding DNA repair protein RadC, giving the protein MLKVKDKPKIERPREKLEKYGPEKLEDFELLAILLRSGTKEMDVIKLSQKILRDFKSDKILEVGIEELQNIHGLGLAKACEIVACLEFGKRKLKGKKTNILLTPKDVWEAMADIRGNKKEHFVVFYLDSRSQEIKREIISIGTISASLVHPREVFEGAIKNNASSIIVAHNHPSGDTEPSKDDFEVTKKLVHAGKILDIRVVDHVIVTDKEFKNFII
- a CDS encoding M23 family metallopeptidase produces the protein MKSKYIILIILLSFFNLSITSAQTTEIRDIFFPTEKDVLVYDSFGDPRTAHFHEGVDIMGEQMMPLYSAIDGRVKSVEIPESSWGYAVTLEDSDGYTYHYLHINNDTPGTDDGNGGLDNAYAPGIKRGATVKKGDLIGWMGDSGNAENVGSHLHFEIRKPDKTPINPYDSIIAAMNQKPNFDVKAAMANSLTINEDKKLINNSSSTCESGSLIKLVDNDAVYYCGANGKRYAFPNEKIYFTWYTDFENVVEITIEEISKIPLGGNVTYRPGTRMVKLQTSPKVFAVGNGAVLRWVVSGESAEALYGVDWKESIDDLPDSFFFNYTIGEDIK